From the Exiguobacterium aurantiacum genome, one window contains:
- the radA gene encoding DNA repair protein RadA — translation MAKIKTKYVCQSCGYESAKWMGRCPGCNEWNTLVEEFVEEKKAKRGAAFVHSSSRQLKPERLSDVVSQEETRVHTNSQEFDRVLGGGIVPGSLVLVGGDPGIGKSTILLQVSAHLAHSGRKVLYISGEESLKQTKLRAERLGLPTEDLYVLAETDMLMIERVIDEEEPGFVIIDSIQTVYMDEIQSAPGSVAQVRECTAALMKIAKTRGVAVFIVGHVTKQGSIAGPRLLEHMVDAVLYFEGERHHTFRILRAVKNRFGSTNEIGIFEMKEGGLEEVLNPSEIFLEERTAGVSGSTVVASMEGTRTVLVELQALISPTSFGNPRRMATGIDQNRVALLMAVLEKRSGLLLQTQDAYLKAAGGVKLDEPAIDLAICISIASSFRDRPTRPTDVCIGEVGLTGEVRRVSRIEQRVAEAAKLGFTRAIIPKNNLGGWTAPPGIDVVGVSTVDEALQLAIPF, via the coding sequence ATGGCAAAAATTAAAACGAAGTACGTATGTCAGTCATGCGGGTACGAATCCGCAAAATGGATGGGACGTTGCCCAGGTTGTAATGAATGGAACACGCTCGTCGAAGAGTTTGTCGAAGAGAAAAAGGCGAAACGGGGTGCCGCGTTCGTCCATAGTTCTTCTAGACAATTGAAACCGGAACGTCTATCAGACGTCGTATCGCAAGAAGAGACGCGCGTCCACACAAATAGCCAAGAGTTTGACCGCGTGCTCGGGGGTGGGATAGTGCCAGGTTCACTCGTCCTCGTCGGTGGGGACCCAGGGATCGGGAAATCGACGATCCTCCTTCAAGTGAGCGCCCACCTCGCCCACAGTGGGCGGAAAGTGCTCTACATTTCCGGTGAAGAGTCACTCAAACAGACAAAACTCCGGGCGGAACGTCTCGGTCTCCCGACCGAAGACTTATACGTCCTCGCCGAGACGGACATGTTGATGATCGAACGGGTCATCGATGAAGAAGAACCAGGGTTCGTCATCATCGACTCGATTCAAACCGTCTATATGGACGAGATTCAATCGGCTCCGGGGAGTGTCGCCCAAGTCCGAGAATGTACGGCAGCGCTCATGAAAATCGCTAAAACACGAGGAGTGGCTGTCTTTATCGTCGGTCACGTGACAAAACAAGGTTCGATCGCGGGACCTCGTCTACTCGAGCACATGGTCGACGCCGTGCTTTACTTCGAGGGGGAACGTCATCATACGTTCCGCATTTTACGGGCCGTGAAAAACCGATTCGGCTCGACGAACGAGATCGGCATCTTTGAAATGAAAGAAGGCGGGCTCGAAGAAGTGCTCAATCCGTCTGAAATCTTCTTGGAAGAACGAACTGCTGGCGTCTCAGGCTCCACTGTCGTCGCCTCGATGGAAGGGACGCGGACCGTGCTCGTCGAGCTACAGGCGCTCATCTCGCCGACCTCGTTCGGGAACCCGCGCCGGATGGCGACAGGAATCGATCAGAACCGGGTTGCGCTCCTCATGGCCGTGCTCGAGAAGCGTTCGGGTCTCTTGCTCCAAACACAAGATGCCTATTTGAAAGCGGCGGGTGGCGTCAAATTGGATGAGCCGGCCATCGACTTGGCGATTTGTATCTCGATCGCATCAAGCTTCCGGGATCGTCCGACTCGTCCGACGGATGTGTGTATCGGGGAAGTCGGCTTGACCGGTGAAGTCCGGCGTGTGTCCCGGATTGAGCAACGTGTCGCCGAAGCGGCCAAGCTCGGATTCACGCGGGCCATCATTCCGAAAAACAACCTCGGGGGCTGGACGGCCCCACCTGGCATCGATGTCGTCGGTGTCAGTACTGTGGATGAAGCGCTCCAACTCGCTATCCCGTTCTGA
- a CDS encoding PIN/TRAM domain-containing protein, whose protein sequence is MKIAVRIGFILIGLVVGWFGIIEAMLLLGDLGVSVPAWLTIPYVASLIGGLIFFILSLFLTDGVVKFIRFIEERLVRLPVGDILFGSIGLIIGLLIAFLISVSLEVTNIFLLSKIVPIFVTALFGYFGFAVGYRKRNEWIKLFVKSEREKPAAEPLRRSNDKILDTSVIIDGRIADISKTGFIEGTLIVPQFVIGELQYIADSSDTLKRNRGRRGLDILKELQDNDRIEVEIYDGDFEDVAEVDIKLIKLAELKKGIVVTNDYNLNKVCEVRNVPVLNINDLANSVKQIVIPGEEMVVTVIKEGKEQNQGVAYLEDGTMVVVEGGRKLISKTLPVVVTSVLQTSAGRMIFARPE, encoded by the coding sequence GTGAAGATTGCTGTACGAATCGGATTTATTTTGATCGGACTCGTCGTCGGTTGGTTTGGTATTATCGAAGCGATGTTGTTATTAGGTGACCTCGGAGTGAGCGTACCGGCTTGGTTGACGATTCCTTACGTAGCTAGTTTGATTGGTGGACTTATCTTCTTCATTCTTAGTTTATTCTTGACCGATGGGGTCGTTAAATTTATCCGTTTTATCGAAGAACGGCTCGTCCGTTTACCGGTCGGTGATATTTTGTTTGGCTCGATCGGATTGATTATCGGTTTGTTGATCGCCTTTTTGATCAGTGTTTCATTAGAAGTGACGAATATCTTCTTGCTCAGCAAGATTGTGCCGATTTTTGTGACTGCTCTGTTCGGTTACTTCGGTTTCGCCGTCGGTTACCGGAAGCGGAACGAATGGATTAAACTGTTCGTCAAAAGTGAACGAGAGAAGCCGGCCGCGGAACCATTGCGCCGCTCGAACGATAAGATATTGGATACGAGCGTCATCATCGACGGTCGGATTGCCGACATTTCGAAGACCGGTTTCATCGAAGGGACGCTCATCGTGCCTCAATTCGTCATCGGCGAACTTCAATATATTGCCGATTCATCGGATACGTTGAAACGGAACCGTGGGCGTCGAGGCCTCGATATATTGAAGGAGTTGCAAGACAACGACCGCATCGAAGTCGAGATTTATGACGGCGATTTCGAAGACGTCGCCGAAGTAGACATCAAATTGATCAAGTTGGCCGAGTTGAAAAAAGGTATCGTCGTGACGAACGACTACAACTTGAACAAAGTGTGTGAAGTTCGGAACGTCCCAGTGTTGAATATTAACGATTTGGCCAATTCGGTCAAACAGATCGTCATCCCGGGAGAAGAGATGGTCGTGACGGTCATTAAAGAAGGAAAAGAACAAAATCAAGGTGTCGCCTATCTCGAAGACGGCACGATGGTCGTCGTTGAAGGTGGGCGCAAGCTGATTTCGAAGACGTTGCCTGTTGTCGTGACGAGCGTGCTTCAAACCTCGGCTGGCCGTATGATTTTTGCTCGTCCTGAATAA